From Variimorphobacter saccharofermentans, one genomic window encodes:
- a CDS encoding MBL fold metallo-hydrolase, with the protein MAKLLFQGHGSFRITSNKGTVIYVDPFAGEGYDQAADLILVTHQHGDHNQLGIVKKKSDVVIIQNNDALVNSKYQKFTVKDIEIQAVSAYNANHKREESVGYIITVDNVKVYAAGDTSTTEEMKEFAALNLDYALYPIDGIYNMGPEEATKAADTVAAKHSIPIHMKPLDLFDMAMAEKFKAKNRLIISAGEEIDL; encoded by the coding sequence ATGGCTAAATTATTATTTCAAGGACATGGAAGTTTTCGTATTACAAGTAATAAGGGGACTGTAATTTATGTAGATCCTTTTGCTGGTGAAGGGTATGATCAGGCAGCGGATTTAATCCTGGTAACCCATCAGCATGGAGATCACAATCAACTAGGAATTGTTAAAAAGAAATCAGATGTGGTAATAATCCAGAATAACGATGCATTAGTTAACAGTAAATATCAGAAATTCACGGTAAAGGATATTGAGATTCAAGCTGTCTCCGCATACAACGCCAATCATAAGCGAGAGGAGTCAGTGGGCTATATCATTACGGTGGACAATGTTAAAGTATATGCTGCGGGCGACACTTCAACAACGGAGGAAATGAAAGAATTTGCCGCGTTGAATTTGGATTATGCCCTATATCCGATTGACGGCATCTATAATATGGGTCCAGAAGAGGCAACAAAGGCAGCTGATACAGTAGCTGCAAAGCATTCTATTCCAATTCATATGAAGCCGCTAGATTTATTCGATATGGCTATGGCAGAAAAATTCAAGGCAAAGAA
- a CDS encoding alpha/beta hydrolase produces MRQERIDIDGIPAIIWGEKSSKIYIFVHGKMSCKEDAEGFSEVATAKGYQVLSFDLPEHGERKNIPDYQCHVWNGVHDLKCIGSYVQQRWDDISVIGSSLGAYFSLLAYNDYPLEKCLMISPILDMERLIRNMMKWFQISEETLKNQKEIPTPMGETLYWDYYCYVKENPIIKWDVPTSIIYGSEDNLTEREVVDAFTSKYHSNLTVLEGCEHYIHKPEYVAQLQKWIEENC; encoded by the coding sequence ATGAGACAAGAAAGAATAGATATTGATGGAATACCAGCTATTATATGGGGAGAGAAAAGCAGCAAAATATATATCTTTGTTCATGGAAAAATGTCATGTAAAGAAGATGCAGAGGGATTTTCGGAAGTAGCCACAGCGAAAGGATACCAGGTTCTAAGCTTTGACCTGCCGGAGCATGGAGAGCGAAAGAATATACCTGATTATCAATGCCATGTATGGAATGGTGTACATGATCTAAAATGCATAGGAAGCTATGTACAGCAAAGATGGGATGATATTAGTGTTATTGGTAGTAGCTTAGGAGCATATTTTAGCTTGTTGGCTTATAATGACTATCCTTTGGAAAAATGTCTGATGATTTCTCCCATTCTTGACATGGAACGTTTAATCAGGAATATGATGAAGTGGTTTCAAATATCTGAAGAAACACTAAAAAATCAAAAGGAAATACCGACGCCAATGGGCGAAACGCTATACTGGGATTATTACTGCTATGTAAAAGAAAATCCGATTATCAAGTGGGATGTACCAACTTCGATAATATATGGTTCTGAGGATAATCTTACGGAACGAGAGGTAGTTGATGCATTTACATCGAAATATCACTCCAATCTTACTGTCTTGGAGGGGTGCGAACATTATATTCATAAACCGGAATATGTTGCGCAATTACAGAAATGGATAGAAGAGAATTGCTAG
- a CDS encoding helix-turn-helix transcriptional regulator has protein sequence MNRFKTLNARRLSVAGFSFLFAYILSFQFEGQVLYSLLDLIGTDAYRYILAAIIAHFAGLFTCGLFVKSQAAAKSMMLGGMGLCLAATVPFFFPLPALWMGGLIVSGYFSGCAVASWGFFLRAFTPKNERIKSCADALIYSNLLMIAVNVIAMNRSTFIGLGLSMLCLVIGAVFIWMLPLEQENEQNKTFINKTPGGIKTPLILLCLFVFIITINSGLMYQVINPAFEHLTGLVSWYWAVPYIVALAIMRNLPMKANRSRILYIGMAMIMGAFISFMLLGRNTSDYLIVDTLMLGACGIFDLFWWSILGEMLDYSDNPAHTFGIGLSANVFGVLCGGVLGMTVTSIGLPSAEVAVIALTVVCVTLVMLPPLNHQLVLLLKSHAYLAAYDNMSQSQQTDIVRQIKTLDPLTVREQEVLQLILSGKSNREIAGALFISESTVKTHARNIFSKYDVGSRAELISTLLKNQTVG, from the coding sequence ATGAACAGATTTAAGACTTTAAATGCCCGCAGGCTTTCTGTTGCCGGATTCTCATTTCTCTTTGCCTATATTCTGTCGTTTCAGTTTGAGGGGCAGGTGCTGTACAGCCTGCTGGATCTGATTGGAACAGACGCCTACCGTTACATACTGGCTGCAATTATCGCGCATTTCGCGGGGCTTTTTACCTGCGGCCTGTTTGTCAAGTCGCAGGCGGCCGCCAAAAGCATGATGCTCGGCGGCATGGGCTTATGCTTAGCCGCCACTGTCCCCTTCTTTTTTCCTCTCCCCGCTCTATGGATGGGCGGCTTGATTGTCAGCGGATACTTTAGCGGCTGTGCGGTGGCGTCATGGGGGTTTTTTCTCAGAGCCTTTACACCCAAAAACGAGCGCATTAAATCCTGCGCCGATGCTCTGATTTATTCCAATTTGCTGATGATTGCAGTCAACGTAATTGCCATGAACCGGTCAACCTTTATCGGGCTTGGCCTCTCTATGCTTTGTCTTGTAATCGGAGCGGTGTTTATTTGGATGCTGCCGTTGGAGCAGGAGAATGAGCAGAACAAAACATTTATAAATAAGACCCCTGGCGGCATTAAAACCCCGCTAATATTGCTGTGCCTTTTTGTCTTCATCATAACAATTAATTCAGGACTGATGTATCAGGTCATCAACCCCGCTTTTGAGCATCTGACGGGGCTGGTGAGCTGGTATTGGGCCGTGCCTTATATCGTAGCGCTCGCCATTATGCGCAACCTGCCTATGAAAGCAAATCGTTCCAGAATTTTGTATATCGGGATGGCAATGATTATGGGAGCGTTCATCAGCTTTATGCTGTTAGGGCGAAACACCTCCGACTATCTGATTGTGGATACGCTGATGCTCGGTGCTTGCGGTATTTTCGATCTGTTTTGGTGGAGCATCCTTGGAGAAATGCTGGATTATAGCGACAACCCTGCACATACCTTTGGTATTGGGCTTTCCGCCAATGTATTCGGCGTGCTTTGCGGAGGCGTTTTGGGAATGACCGTAACATCCATTGGGCTTCCCAGTGCGGAGGTTGCGGTGATTGCCCTTACTGTGGTTTGCGTTACACTGGTTATGCTGCCGCCGCTGAACCATCAGCTTGTTTTACTGCTGAAAAGCCATGCCTACCTTGCCGCTTATGACAATATGAGTCAGTCACAGCAAACTGACATTGTTCGTCAAATTAAAACTCTTGACCCGCTGACCGTCCGGGAGCAAGAGGTATTGCAGCTAATCCTTTCAGGCAAATCCAATCGCGAAATTGCCGGGGCTTTGTTTATCAGTGAGAGTACTGTAAAAACACATGCAAGGAATATTTTTTCAAAATATGATGTAGGTAGTCGAGCAGAACTCATCAGCACCCTGCTGAAAAACCAAACGGTTGGATGA
- a CDS encoding helix-turn-helix domain-containing protein, translated as MISHMPLKESEVLAMPENNIQYRWISLQEACDYLGVKRHTVMRWIDQRGMPASKVGKLWRFKAADIDEWVKKGGASDEREAIK; from the coding sequence ATGATTAGTCATATGCCTTTGAAAGAAAGCGAGGTGCTTGCCATGCCAGAAAACAACATTCAATACAGATGGATATCCCTGCAAGAGGCCTGCGATTATCTTGGCGTGAAGCGCCACACGGTCATGCGTTGGATTGATCAGCGCGGTATGCCCGCATCAAAGGTGGGAAAACTCTGGCGTTTCAAAGCTGCTGATATAGACGAATGGGTTAAAAAAGGCGGAGCCTCCGATGAGCGGGAGGCTATCAAATGA
- a CDS encoding DUF6076 domain-containing protein, with amino-acid sequence MEQYPLIKVFEGSDKLFYSMAYAYPDKVTQYAQKFIGNGLIEFVEMDFEKYTTLLTETKAIPLIMENYQSIRNKIFDVAETIADKHRYVYFFLVGLLNNILKEPIHAKNEFEAALLRPLTTCIDELEHILELQEVCTKAVTTCLDKESHSDKEMSQRLCEFVSEYPGFAEVAVKIKYELLPKKNGKVDMDTLKDIHDWNLRETDELLEIMHQDGEGVSLMPYYLFEYLDELLYYEFTEMLKNARFVKRCKLCSRYFVLTDKRKRDFCDRPYNGNRTCKQVGAKLFYDQGMQGNDYLLAFLTEYNKVYSRRYRADGKLPEEFSGKDMSLEKFSKWAKMACQARSDYLDGKITGEEMLEKIKME; translated from the coding sequence ATGGAACAATATCCACTGATCAAAGTTTTCGAGGGAAGCGATAAGCTGTTTTACTCCATGGCTTATGCCTATCCGGACAAGGTGACTCAGTACGCGCAAAAGTTTATTGGAAATGGACTGATTGAATTTGTGGAAATGGATTTCGAGAAATACACAACATTGCTCACCGAAACGAAAGCCATTCCGCTCATTATGGAAAATTACCAGTCAATCAGAAACAAAATATTTGATGTTGCGGAAACCATTGCAGACAAGCACCGCTATGTTTATTTCTTTTTAGTGGGCTTACTGAACAACATTTTGAAAGAACCCATTCATGCCAAAAACGAATTTGAGGCCGCCTTGCTCAGACCGCTTACAACCTGCATCGATGAATTGGAACACATTTTAGAGCTACAGGAGGTATGCACGAAAGCGGTTACCACCTGTTTAGATAAAGAAAGCCACTCGGACAAGGAAATGTCCCAGCGGCTTTGTGAGTTTGTATCGGAGTACCCCGGCTTTGCCGAGGTTGCTGTGAAAATAAAATACGAGTTGCTGCCGAAGAAAAATGGCAAGGTGGATATGGATACGCTTAAGGATATCCATGATTGGAATCTACGGGAAACAGACGAGCTTTTGGAAATCATGCACCAAGATGGCGAGGGCGTCAGTCTGATGCCATACTATTTATTTGAGTATTTGGATGAGCTGCTTTATTATGAGTTTACCGAAATGCTGAAAAATGCACGGTTCGTTAAGCGTTGCAAACTGTGTAGTCGCTATTTTGTGTTGACCGATAAACGTAAGCGGGATTTTTGCGACCGGCCTTATAACGGCAATCGCACCTGCAAACAGGTTGGAGCAAAGCTGTTTTATGATCAGGGCATGCAGGGAAACGATTATTTGCTCGCTTTCCTGACCGAGTACAACAAGGTGTACTCTCGCCGTTACCGTGCGGACGGTAAATTGCCAGAAGAGTTTAGCGGCAAGGACATGTCCTTGGAGAAATTCTCCAAGTGGGCAAAGATGGCATGTCAGGCTCGAAGTGATTACCTTGATGGGAAAATTACGGGAGAAGAAATGCTGGAGAAAATTAAAATGGAATAA
- a CDS encoding AAA family ATPase: protein MSRKLKTMDAETLMTTPMEPLKFIVSGLLPEGLHVLAGSPKIGKSWLALWICLQVAKGEKVWGFETLRSKVLYLCLEDSFVRIQSRLFEITDEAPSTLHFAIMSDAIGHGLENQIESFIKEHPGTGLIVIDTLQKVRKTVSANVNPYASDYDDINALKQISDRHHLAILLVHHLRKTGDADPLNMISGTSGIAGGADTNFVLQKDKRTGNTAKLICTGRDIEGRELFLEFNRNKFLWELLEPIEMGQLIIPDEIFLLCNFIKSADSFTGTATELIEKLNLDCSPAILKKKIIKHMEHLQKNGIHYSENRTFERREFTLRYDGNDDMTAQLSPQNLPSLPSAPSQGCNLAAVAPCSPLYGEIEGGVG from the coding sequence ATGTCAAGAAAGTTAAAAACCATGGATGCGGAAACCTTGATGACCACACCCATGGAGCCGCTGAAATTTATTGTCAGCGGTTTGCTGCCTGAAGGACTGCATGTGCTGGCAGGCTCACCGAAAATTGGCAAGAGCTGGCTGGCACTGTGGATCTGCTTACAGGTGGCAAAGGGTGAAAAGGTATGGGGATTTGAAACGCTACGAAGCAAAGTCCTGTATCTGTGTTTAGAGGACAGCTTCGTCCGTATCCAAAGCAGGCTGTTTGAAATTACCGATGAAGCACCGTCGACACTACACTTTGCGATTATGAGCGATGCTATCGGTCATGGTCTGGAAAACCAAATTGAAAGCTTTATCAAAGAGCACCCTGGCACAGGACTGATTGTGATTGACACCCTGCAAAAGGTTCGCAAAACCGTTTCCGCAAATGTCAATCCCTATGCCTCCGATTATGATGACATCAACGCACTGAAGCAAATTTCGGACCGTCACCATCTTGCTATCCTGCTCGTACATCATCTTAGAAAAACAGGCGATGCTGATCCGCTCAATATGATTTCGGGCACCAGTGGTATTGCTGGTGGTGCTGATACAAACTTTGTATTGCAAAAAGATAAGCGAACTGGAAATACCGCAAAGCTCATCTGCACCGGCAGGGATATCGAGGGGCGGGAATTGTTCTTGGAGTTCAACAGGAACAAATTTTTATGGGAGCTGCTGGAACCGATTGAAATGGGGCAGCTAATCATACCGGATGAAATTTTTCTTCTCTGTAATTTTATAAAATCGGCGGACAGCTTCACGGGGACGGCAACCGAGCTGATAGAAAAACTCAATCTCGATTGCAGCCCTGCAATTCTGAAAAAGAAAATCATCAAGCACATGGAGCATCTTCAAAAAAACGGTATTCATTATTCGGAGAACAGGACTTTTGAGCGGCGAGAATTTACTCTCCGTTATGACGGTAATGACGATATGACGGCACAATTAAGCCCCCAAAACTTGCCGTCTTTGCCGTCAGCACCGTCACAGGGCTGCAATCTCGCCGCCGTTGCCCCCTGTTCGCCCCTGTATGGCGAGATTGAGGGTGGAGTGGGATAA
- a CDS encoding plasmid mobilization protein yields the protein MKKKPFAFRISESTYQTLKQKSKRGKVTMTEFLERAITDKEIVVVDGMQELISELKAIGRNLNQLTTLANMGKVDAVYLAETKAQLSGIYEKLSALCEVNR from the coding sequence ATGAAAAAGAAACCCTTTGCCTTTCGCATCAGCGAAAGCACCTATCAAACACTGAAACAAAAATCCAAGCGTGGCAAGGTTACCATGACGGAATTTTTAGAACGAGCCATAACCGATAAGGAAATCGTTGTGGTAGACGGGATGCAGGAGCTTATCAGTGAGCTAAAAGCCATCGGCAGAAACCTCAATCAGCTTACCACTCTGGCTAATATGGGGAAAGTGGATGCCGTTTACCTTGCAGAAACCAAGGCGCAGCTAAGCGGTATCTATGAAAAGCTGTCTGCTCTTTGTGAGGTGAATCGGTAA
- a CDS encoding relaxase/mobilization nuclease domain-containing protein produces MATINFIPCKKQNAFSMRNELKYILQDFKVCIEPEKLNCDHTVNYQTYSEYADKTGCIRLISGKDCCPETAFQEFMATKNSFKKADQTMFYHYDQAFKDGETISPKTAHEIAVKFAEDNYPGYEVVIATHVDNEHLHSHFIINSVSFKTGKKLHQGPKTLLKLRAYSDQICQQYGLTTLEPYTGGKSQSLASREYRAAAKGQSWKFSLMNAIDTAMKTSGTKQDFIKNMERQGYAVRWENRRKYITYTCPNTMSCRDIKLHDHRYL; encoded by the coding sequence ATGGCAACAATCAACTTCATCCCCTGTAAAAAGCAAAACGCTTTCTCTATGCGCAATGAACTCAAATATATTTTGCAGGATTTCAAGGTGTGCATCGAGCCAGAAAAATTAAATTGTGACCACACCGTCAACTATCAAACCTATTCCGAGTATGCGGATAAGACCGGCTGTATCCGCTTAATCTCCGGTAAGGACTGCTGTCCAGAAACAGCTTTTCAAGAATTTATGGCGACCAAAAACAGCTTTAAAAAGGCTGATCAAACCATGTTTTATCATTACGACCAAGCCTTTAAGGATGGTGAAACCATCTCACCCAAAACCGCACATGAGATTGCTGTTAAATTTGCGGAGGATAATTATCCCGGTTATGAGGTAGTCATCGCCACCCATGTGGACAACGAGCATCTGCACTCCCACTTTATTATTAACTCGGTCAGCTTTAAAACAGGAAAGAAATTGCATCAAGGCCCCAAAACACTATTAAAGCTTCGGGCATATTCAGACCAAATTTGTCAGCAATATGGGCTGACTACTCTGGAACCGTACACAGGCGGCAAGTCTCAAAGTCTCGCCTCTCGGGAATACCGCGCCGCCGCCAAAGGACAGAGTTGGAAGTTTTCGTTGATGAACGCAATTGATACGGCGATGAAAACCAGCGGCACAAAACAAGATTTTATTAAAAATATGGAGCGACAGGGCTATGCCGTTCGATGGGAGAACAGAAGAAAATACATCACCTATACCTGCCCCAACACCATGTCCTGCCGAGATATTAAACTCCATGACCACCGCTATTTATAG
- a CDS encoding recombinase family protein has product MANNEKFTILYGRLSQEDDREGESNSIQNQRLILTRYAEEKGFGNIRFLFDDGFSGTNFNRPSWNEIMELIESGQVETLIVKDMSRLGRDYLQTGFLMEHTFPNHNVRFIAINDAVDTLYGDNDFAPFRNLFNDFYAKDCSKKIRSVKKAQAERGERVGTRPPYGYKKDESNPKKIVPDPEAAEVVKYIFKLCAEGRGPNQIARQLTEEQVVNPSNYYFNQTGVALTNLDTTRPYRWRSNSIVNILDDETHLGHTVSMKHTTASYKNKKQIIRPESEWLRFENTHEGIIDQEIWDITHAVREHKKRPRKNMEDPNPYSGLVFCADCGKPLILHRAHTMDESKNNFACSTYKKYGKETCSAHYIRESQLAAVILDDLKRVTHFARQDEALFAECINRKNTADTRKEITALQKELETMRKRDLELTALFKRLYEDNVLGRIPDEHYRTLSDEYTVEQKALRERMPKAEVRVDKLKNSLTNVDRFIEKAKKYTDLTELTPELLRMFIAKVVVGEKAEKYSRTAPQDIWIYYRDIGMLNDVKEEYDIPSMEEFYGMDDEMLFDDELPAAI; this is encoded by the coding sequence ATGGCAAACAACGAAAAATTTACGATACTCTACGGCAGACTGAGCCAGGAGGATGATCGGGAGGGTGAAAGCAACAGCATCCAGAATCAGCGGTTGATCCTCACCAGGTACGCAGAGGAAAAGGGCTTTGGCAATATTCGGTTTCTGTTCGACGACGGTTTCAGCGGCACAAACTTCAATCGTCCTTCGTGGAACGAGATTATGGAGCTGATTGAAAGTGGACAGGTGGAAACCCTGATTGTCAAAGACATGAGCCGTCTCGGCAGGGATTATCTGCAAACAGGCTTTCTCATGGAGCACACCTTTCCCAACCACAATGTTCGGTTTATTGCGATCAATGATGCCGTGGACACACTCTACGGTGACAACGATTTTGCTCCGTTTCGGAATTTATTTAACGATTTCTACGCGAAAGACTGTAGCAAAAAGATTCGGTCGGTGAAGAAAGCACAGGCTGAGCGCGGAGAACGGGTTGGAACAAGGCCGCCCTATGGGTACAAAAAAGACGAGAGCAATCCCAAAAAGATTGTTCCCGATCCAGAAGCCGCCGAGGTGGTCAAGTATATTTTCAAGCTGTGTGCCGAGGGTAGAGGTCCCAATCAAATCGCAAGGCAGCTCACCGAAGAGCAGGTGGTAAATCCAAGCAACTACTATTTTAATCAAACCGGAGTGGCATTGACGAACTTAGATACCACCAGACCCTACAGGTGGAGAAGTAACTCAATCGTCAATATTTTAGATGATGAAACCCATCTCGGACACACCGTCAGCATGAAACACACCACCGCATCCTACAAAAACAAAAAGCAGATCATTCGCCCGGAATCTGAATGGCTCAGGTTTGAAAACACCCATGAGGGCATCATCGACCAAGAAATCTGGGATATTACCCATGCGGTTCGCGAGCACAAAAAGCGTCCGAGAAAAAACATGGAGGACCCTAACCCTTACTCGGGACTGGTCTTCTGCGCTGATTGCGGAAAGCCTTTAATTTTGCACCGTGCCCATACCATGGACGAAAGCAAGAACAATTTCGCCTGCTCCACATACAAGAAGTATGGCAAGGAAACCTGCTCCGCCCACTACATCCGGGAAAGTCAGCTTGCAGCGGTAATTTTGGATGACCTGAAGCGTGTCACCCACTTTGCAAGACAGGACGAAGCGCTGTTTGCGGAGTGCATCAACCGCAAAAACACTGCTGATACGAGGAAGGAAATTACTGCGCTGCAAAAAGAACTGGAGACTATGCGAAAAAGAGATTTGGAGCTTACCGCACTTTTCAAACGGCTCTACGAGGACAATGTGCTGGGGCGTATACCCGATGAGCATTACCGAACCCTGTCCGATGAGTACACCGTAGAGCAAAAAGCCTTACGGGAACGTATGCCAAAGGCCGAAGTGAGAGTGGATAAGCTCAAAAATTCCCTTACCAATGTAGACAGGTTTATTGAAAAGGCAAAGAAGTATACCGACCTTACCGAGCTGACACCGGAACTGCTCCGCATGTTTATTGCCAAAGTTGTGGTGGGTGAAAAGGCTGAGAAATACTCCCGTACTGCTCCGCAGGATATCTGGATTTACTACCGTGATATTGGGATGCTGAACGATGTCAAAGAGGAATATGACATTCCATCTATGGAAGAATTCTATGGAATGGATGATGAAATGCTGTTTGATGATGAACTGCCAGCTGCAATTTAA
- a CDS encoding GNAT family N-acetyltransferase translates to MNYVIRPIKSSEIKLLEDFLYEAIFQRDENNLVSREIINQPELRVFIEDFGKPDDYCLVAEVGGKVVGAVWTRIIAGAVKGYGNVDENTPEFAISLYKEYRDKGIGTSLMKNMLILLKDKGYRQASLAVQKDNYATRMYQAVGFEIVKETVEEYIMICNLNNYEND, encoded by the coding sequence ATGAATTACGTCATACGTCCAATAAAATCCTCAGAAATAAAGTTGCTTGAGGACTTTTTATATGAAGCCATTTTTCAAAGGGATGAAAATAATCTAGTATCCAGAGAGATTATTAATCAACCGGAATTAAGAGTATTTATTGAAGACTTTGGAAAACCGGACGATTATTGTTTAGTAGCAGAGGTGGGAGGTAAGGTTGTAGGAGCAGTGTGGACCAGAATAATAGCTGGAGCTGTAAAGGGCTATGGCAATGTTGATGAGAACACACCTGAGTTTGCAATATCCTTATATAAAGAATATCGTGACAAAGGAATTGGAACCTCACTTATGAAGAATATGCTGATACTACTTAAGGATAAAGGATATCGGCAAGCTTCTTTAGCTGTTCAAAAAGATAATTATGCTACTAGAATGTATCAGGCTGTTGGTTTCGAAATAGTAAAAGAAACAGTGGAAGAATATATAATGATTTGTAATTTAAATAATTATGAGAATGATTAG